From Pseudomonas sp. LS1212, the proteins below share one genomic window:
- the sufU gene encoding Fe-S cluster assembly sulfur transfer protein SufU, which yields MSADELRDLYQDVVIDHGKRPRNFRRIEDATRTAEGFNPLCGDQLRVYVRLADGLIEDIAFQGVGCAISQASASLMTLAVKGKKTEEALALFARVHALLTEGPSARVTPAELGKLAVLSGVWEFPVRVKCATLAWHTLRSALEGGNSQVTTE from the coding sequence GTGAGTGCTGATGAACTGCGCGACCTGTACCAGGATGTGGTCATCGACCACGGCAAGCGGCCGCGCAATTTCCGCCGGATCGAGGATGCTACCCGTACGGCGGAGGGCTTCAATCCGCTGTGCGGCGACCAACTCAGGGTCTATGTCAGGCTTGCGGACGGCCTGATCGAAGACATCGCCTTCCAGGGTGTCGGCTGTGCCATTTCCCAGGCCTCGGCGTCCTTGATGACCCTGGCGGTCAAGGGGAAGAAGACGGAGGAGGCGCTGGCACTCTTTGCCCGTGTGCATGCGTTGCTCACCGAGGGGCCAAGCGCCCGGGTGACGCCCGCGGAGCTCGGCAAGCTCGCGGTGCTTTCGGGGGTATGGGAGTTCCCGGTGCGGGTCAAGTGCGCGACCCTGGCCTGGCACACGCTGCGCAGCGCCCTCGAAGGCGGCAACTCACAGGTCACCACGGAGTAG
- a CDS encoding iron-sulfur cluster assembly protein has protein sequence MAADPTLPGIRLSDSARRILRAALADESGGAVRLRIDEHFNHELLFEPGAEGDVVVETDGIRLLLDPASAGRADGLAIDFAYELRGAGLHFDNPNQPVVSGALGVQQVLDMLRTVYDPELPVNIVDLGLIYQCETRPLEDGSQRVEIKMSMTAPGCGMGDLLKEQARARVMSLPGVSQVEVEIVWEPPWDQSRMSDAARLQLGLL, from the coding sequence ATGGCAGCCGATCCAACCCTTCCCGGCATTCGCCTCAGCGACTCGGCACGGCGAATCCTGCGCGCTGCCCTGGCAGATGAGAGCGGGGGCGCGGTGCGACTCCGGATCGACGAGCACTTCAATCACGAGTTGCTGTTCGAACCCGGTGCCGAGGGCGATGTTGTCGTCGAAACGGATGGCATCCGTCTGCTGCTCGACCCCGCGAGCGCCGGGCGTGCCGATGGCCTGGCCATCGACTTCGCGTATGAACTGCGTGGCGCCGGCCTGCACTTCGACAACCCGAACCAACCGGTGGTGAGCGGTGCCTTAGGCGTCCAGCAGGTGCTGGACATGCTGCGCACCGTCTACGACCCGGAGCTGCCAGTCAACATCGTCGACCTCGGGCTGATCTACCAATGCGAAACCCGGCCGCTCGAAGACGGCAGCCAGCGCGTCGAGATCAAGATGTCCATGACTGCGCCCGGTTGTGGGATGGGCGACCTACTCAAAGAGCAGGCACGCGCAAGGGTCATGAGCCTGCCCGGGGTCAGCCAGGTCGAGGTCGAGATCGTCTGGGAGCCACCCTGGGACCAGAGTCGCATGTCCGACGCGGCCCGCTTGCAGCTAGGCCTGTTGTGA